Genomic DNA from Paenibacillus sp. MBLB1832:
ACGACGTTCTGTGGGAAGGCGACTTTGCGGCATGTTCGGGCAATTAGCGGAACTACGTTCCGCTTGTATTTGGAGTGGCGGATTGGTGCACATGCCAGGCGGCTACTTGATGGACTTGCGGCTGACATCCGCCATGAGCTTTATTGCGCAGCTATTTATCGCCCGAATAGGGCGTCCCGTATAGGCGCAAGTTGAATGTTTGCGCAAACGAGGGGCACCAACGTCTGCGCTGTCACTTCTCCGTCGATACGAGGAAAGCGGCCAAGCACGCTCAGTTGACCGTACTGTTCAATAAGCGCCGCATTGCTCTCGACGCTGGCATCGACTTGCCCAGCCGCCCCTTCGCCGTCATTCAGAATGACCCCGAGGATCGGAATGCCGTGCTGCCGCAGATAAGCGGCTGTTAAAAGCGTAAGATTAATCGTTCCGAGTCCGGAACGCGCGATAAGCACAGCGGGAAGACGCAGTTCCGCGATAAAATCGGCGATGAGCGTGTCCTCCGTGAGAGGTACGGCTACCCCGCCAGCACCTTCGACGAGCAATCCGTCGTAGCTCTGGATAAGCGGCTGGCCCGCTGCGACGATCTCTTGCAGTGTCAGTGACACCCCAGCCTGTTTGGCAGCAAGCATGGGGGTAAGCGGGGCCTCGAACGTGAAGGGAGCTACTCGCTCTGGCCACTCAGGGAGTCCCGTGTAGGCGAGCAGTCGTTCTCCGTCCGTTAAGCCGCTGCCCAGTCGTGCACCCGACTGGACAGGCTTCCAGACACCGATATGTAAGCCCTCCGCACGAAATGCGGCGCAGAGTGCGGCGGTGAGCAGCGTTTTCCCAACGCCAGTGTCAGTACCTGTGATGAACACACCTGGCTTCGCGATCATACCGATGATGCTCCTTCTGTCACGTCACGGATGGCGCTGATCAAAATGTCGCACATGTCGGCTAACTCTCGCTCCGTACTTGCTAGCGGAGGCATGAAGACGATCACATTCCCGAGCGGTCTTGTAAGCATGCCCAACTCCCTCGCGCGCATGGCGGTACGAACGCCAATGCGTTCCTCCCATCGGTACGCCTTGCGCGTCGTCCGATCTCGCACGAGCTCGATGCCGATCATGAGTCCCTTTTGGCGAATGTCGCCAACGTGGGGATGATCCTGCAACACTGCGAGTTTTTGTTCAACGAGAGCGGCTCCTTTTCGCACGTTGGCCAGCACGTCCCGCTCTTCAAACAGCTTCAAGCTCGCCAAAGCAACAGCACAGCCCAGTGGATTGCCCGTGAAGGAGTGGCCGTGGAAGAACGTTTTCTGCGCCTCGTAATCCGCATAGAACGCGTTATAGATCTCGTCAGTTGCTAAGGTTGCGGCAACTGGCAAGTATCCGCCTGTGAGCCCTTTGCCGACGACCATAAGATCGGGGGCGACAGCTTCCAAGTCGCAAGCGAACATGGCGCCCGTACGTCCGAAGCCAGTTGCGACTTCATCGGCAATCAGCAGGACCTGATGCTGGCGGCAAAGCTCGGCTATCGCTTTCAGGCAGCCTGGGGGCATGACCAATATGCCCGCAGCCCCCTGGACGATCGGCTCGACCAAGAGAGCGGCGATTTCATGACTTCGCGCTTCGAGCAAGGTGCGGAGCGCGTTTAGCGTCGTTTCCATCGCTCCCGCTGACGCCTCGCCATCGTTATGCGGGTACGCGGACGGGTATGGAATCGCATGCGAAGGGAAGAGAAGAGGGCGATAAACCTCCTGATACAGTGGAATCCCGCCGACGCTGACCGCGCCGATTGTATCGCCGTGGTACGCTTGATTCATCGTAATAAACGATGATTTTCCACGCACGCCAAGATTGTGCCAGTATTGAAAGGCCATCTTGATCGCAATTTCCACGCCAGTGGCTCCCGAATCCGAGAAGAAAACTTTGTTTAAGCCCCTTGGGGCGATGCGCGCCAATTTCTCAGCCAGCTCGATCGCCGGGATGTTCGCCATCCCCAGCAAGGTCGAGTGCGCAACCTGACCAAGCTGATCGACGATGGCTTGATTTAATTCAGGGACATTGTGGCCGTGGACATTGAGCCATACGGAAGAAAAACCATCGTAGTAAGCTCGACCGTGCACATCATATAACTTGACGCCTTGTCCGCGTTCGATGATAAGCGGTTCTCCGCTCGTATAGTCCTTCATTTGTGTGAAGGGATGCCAAAGATGTGCTTTATTCGAAGCTGCTAGTCGTTCAATATGAATGGACAAATCATCACCTACGTTCCTAACTTTAATTGTCAACTTATTAAACGTATATTTGGTTGACAATAACTATGGGAAATTTTAGCAGATGAAAGTGATGCTGTAAACATTTTTTTAAATCGGCTCTTTCACCTGGTAGTGAACAAAGGAACTCATCCACTGCATAGCGAAATTCACCTAAGCCTGAAAAAGCTTGCTATGCGGAGGGGACGTTTGCGATGAAGATTACGAAGTTGGAACTATTTAAGGTGCCGCCACGTTGGTTATTTCTGAAAATCGAAACGAATGAAGGTATCACTGGATGGGGTGAGCCTATCGTTGAAGGCAAGGCCGATACGGTCGCAGCGGCTGTAACGGAGATGAGCGAGTATCTCATCGGCAAGGACCCGATGCGAATTGAAGATATCTTTCAAGTGCTGTATCGCGGCGGTTTTTATCGGGGAGGTCCCATTCTGACGAGTGCGATATCGGGGATTGAGCAGGCGCTCTGGGATATCAAAGGAAAGTTCTACCAAGCGCCAATTTATGATTTATTGGGCGGCGCATGCCGCGATAAGACGCGGGTCTACTGCTGGATCGGCGGCGATCGACCGAGCGATGTCGGGCAGGCGGCGAAGGCACAGGTTGCTGCGGGGTTCACCGCGGTGAAAATGAACGCCACGGAAGAGCTGCACTATATCGATTCGTTAAGCAAGGTGGATGAAGCGATCGCCCGCATTGCGGCTGTTCGTGAAGCGGTGGGCAAGGAGGTCGGCATCGGGATCGATTTCCACGGCCGTGTGCATAAGTCGATGGCGAAGATCATCGTTAAAGAGCTCGAGCCCTTCAGGCCGATGTTCATCGAAGAGCCTGTCCTGCCTGAAAACAATGAGGCGCTGCGCGAAATCGCCCTACATACTTCCTGCCCTATCGCAACGGGCGAGCGCATGTACACGCGTTGGGGCTTCAAGGAACTTCTAGCCCAAGGGTACGTGGACATCATCCAGCCCGACGTTTCGCACGCAGGCGGCATCCTGGAGTCCCGCAAAATTGCCGCTATGGCCGAAGCTTACGATGTTGCACTTGCGCCGCATTGCCCGCTAGGGCCCATTGCGCTTGCCGCTTGTCTGCAGCTGGATACGTGCTCGCCGAACGCGTTTATTCAGGAGCAAAGTCTGGGTATTCACTATAATCAAGGCAGCGATCTGCTCGACTATTTGAAAAATCCTGCGGTATTCCAATATGAGGCTGGTTATGTCGCTAATTTGACTGCGCCAGGGCTGGGCATTGAAATCAATGAAGAGAAGGTTCGCGAGATGGCAGCAATCGGCCATAACTGGCGGAATCCTATCTGGCGCCAGGAAGATGGTACCGTCGCCGAGTGGTAAAAATAAAGCCCCGTATCTCCTCGGCGTTCGAGGGGGCTACGGGGCTTCATGTGGCTTCATAACGGATTCATCGCCTGCTGCTTGTGTTCGATAAGGTAGGGAGCATCTTTAAATCCTTGACCATGGATGAATGGCAAATCGGACATACGGGACTATCGTCGAATGAAAAATTATCTCTCATCCAGCAAGAGCACTGATCCGTGCTGCAGGTCCAGATGCTGGTTTGTTCTTCCGGTACTGGTTCCAATGATTTTTTTGAAAAGTACAATCGAACTCCTCCTTGTCATGATAGACTCTGACGCGCAAGCAGTTAAAGCAATATGTGATGAAGGACTACAGCTTGACTACATTTTCAGCTTGCGGTCCGCGGTTACCTTGAACAACTTCGAATTGCACTCGTTGACCCTCATCCAAGCTTTTGAAACCATCTCCCTGAATGGCGCTGAAATGAACGAAAACGTCATTGCCGCCTTCCACTTCAATAAAACCGAATCCTTTTTCTGCGTTAAACCATTTCACCGTACCTGTTTCCATGTGTTCATAAACCTCCAACAAATAATTTGTGCCTGCGCTCCTCATCGGCTAGATGGGCTGGTTCCGAAGAGCTTGTTACTCATTAACGCAGCTTTGATAATATATCCAGTATCAAGGAAGCTTATTCCACTTTTCTGAAAAAAGTGAAAAACAAAAGCCCGCCTTCCTCAATCCATAAGGATCAGGGGAAGCGGGCTTGCCTTCGTATAACGCGAAATTATTCGCGTGTAATCGTTACGCTGTGGGTTGCGTCATCGTAGATGACCTTGCTCCCGAGTTGTTCGGCGATAAAACGCATCGGCACGAACGTGGAGCCATTCTTGAGCATCGCAGGGCTCGACATCTCCACCACTGCCCCATTAACGCTCGCTGTGCGGCTGCCTAGTGCCATCACGATGGTCGTGTCATTTAGTGCATCCTTCACGGTAATTTCCTTGCTCGCCGCGTTCCAAGTCACTGCAGCGCCGAGGCGCTCCGAAATGAAGCGAACTGGCATCATCGCAATTTGATCCCCATTGATGAAAGGATGGGAAGCATCCAGTGGATGCAAGTCCGCGGCATTAGGGCTCAAGGTGAGATTTACCTCTTTTTTCGCGATCTTAAGATCGTGGCGAAGGAACGCATAGGCTTTGGATGTTGGAACGAAAAAGGTTAAGAACGCGCTGTCCTTGTAGGTGACTTTGTTCATATCCTGCGTGCCGCCAGCAATGTCAATCGTATGCGCGGTAACAGGGAGATTGATATGCCAAATCTCCGACGTCATGGCAATCTGTACACCTTCGATTCCTGGACTCTTCTCATCGGTCACTGGAATCGTGACTGCCAGATTGGCCTTGCGAATTTGTTTGGCTGAATCGATGAATAAGTCCAATTTGAGCGAGGTTTTATCACTGAACATCGCTTTCTCCATAGGGCTCGAGGCAGAGTCTTTGACTTGCTTATCCCAATCCTTCAACGTCTTGCGCAGCAGCTGCTGAAGGGTGGTGTGGATGAACTCGACAGCCAATGTTCGATTTTCAATGTAAGGCATGATCATCTCATTATAATCCAGTCCAAAGTCAGACGCGTCCTTATCCTTGGCCGATTTGTTCATTTCCTCTTGGATAAGGGGCAGGAGCGCATCGTAGAGCTGTCCGATCAATTCTTTCATGCCTTTTTCATCGGCGAGTATGTTCGTCAGTAATGTTTTGAGAAGGCCCTGGATTTCATTTCCATACACTTCAATGTGCGCCTTCTGCAGGCTTAATGTTTCATTATGGACGGACTCGACTACAGAGGAAACAGAGATATGATCCGGATTTGGTGCATTATGCAGGAAAAATTTCATAATCGATGGTATCAATTCCTCTATTTTCTGCACAAGAAGCTGTTGATTATCCGTAGCAGGAACGGATGCAGCCATAGGCAGCTTGGCGGATGCAGTTCCCAGATCAAACAGGATTGGCTTCTTCGCGCCTTCAATTCCAATCACTACTTTAGAATCATTGACCGCGAGCCTGAAAGGAATACTTCCTTTGTCGTAGGAGATGGCCCCATCAACAGAGAGGTGCTGCTTATCTTGCATGATGATGCTGGTGAGATCAATTTTCAAGTTCTTCAGAAGGGCAATCATTTGTTTATCTTCGTTGCTTAACTTGTCGGTATTGCTGGTAAGAACATCCATCTTGAGAGAAGCACTGGCTTCGGCAGATTGGAGGGAGGCACTATTCAGGAGCGCCTGCTCGATGTCTAACCCCTGAATCGTCTGGCAACCTGTTAACGTAAGCAGCATGATCACAAGCCATGTGGAGATTAAGCCTAGTAGCGTCTTTCTTTGCATCAATGAATCTACTCCTTATCCTTGTATGTATTTGGCAAATAATAGAAGCGATAGATTATACGCAGGAAAAAAGGAAAAGATGCGCTTTCGCAAGAAAAATCTTACATTTCAGTCAAAATAAAAGCCCGCCCTCTGGTTCTGTGAACCTGGAGGAGCGAGCTTAGTAGTTAAGCAAGCAGCAGAATAACCAATAATTCGAAAAGGACAAGCGTCATAATTTGGTTATATTGCGCTGGTGTATAGATTGGTCTTTGTAAGCCGGGCTGGCCATAAGGATCCGTGTGAAGATAGATATGACGCCCATCTGCGTTGAGCAGGACCCCTTCGTGCGTATGACCATCGATCGTCGTGACACGAATTCGGCGGCCAATGTGCGGTTGAATCGCTTGCAGGACGCCATCTCGTTTTTGTTTCATCGTGTGCTGCCAGTTAGGCTGCGCTTGATAAAGAAGATGCGGCTGCACATGGTGCCCGTGGTGCCCATGGTGTCCATGGTGTCCATGGTGTCCATGATGCCCGTGGTGTCCATGGTGTCCATGGTGCCCGTGATGCCCATGGTGTCCATCATGGTGTCCGTGATGCCCATGGTGTCCATCATGGTGCCCGTGATGTCCATGGTGTCCATCATGATGCCCATGATGCCCGTGATGCCCATGATGCCCGTGATGGCCATCGTGTCCATGCTGATCTTTTTTTACTTGCTGCGGTTGAAGCATATCACTTCACTCCTTCTCGTACGACTGCGCTGTGCAGTCTGTAGGCTTCAGGCCTAGTTTCCATACTAGACTATTCAGCCGTGCGAAAAGGGTGCTTGCCTATGAATGGATCTTCAAAAAGTCGACTATTTAGTCGCGGTGAATCGTAACCACACGTGTGCTATCGTTGAAAGAAACGACGCAGCCAAGTGTTTCCGCAATGAAACGAATCGGCACAAACGTGGAGTTATTTGACAGAGTTGCTGCGCTTTCCAACTCAGGAACCGCGGAGCCGTTCACCGTAGCATGCGTGCTGTCTAGTGTTAACAGAATCGTTCTGCCTGTTAAATAGTCCGTAATCGTGACTTGTCGCAGATCGCCGTTCCAGCCAACCTCAGCGCCAAGAGTCTCGGAAACGAAACGAACCGGCACCATGGTTTTACCATTCCCATCGATGAAAGGTTGTGGAACGTCAGCGTCCCCGCCAGAACCATCCGTTTTCATGTTGATATCTTTCTTCGTGACTCTCAAATCGTTTTTGAGCATGCCATAGAACGTGGACTGCTTATCGAGATTAGCTAGTAATTTGAACGTGGACGTTGCATTCAGCCCGAGCTGCAGTGCCCCTGTCGTGTCGATCGTGCTAGCCGTAACAGGTTTGTTCAAATTCCAAGTTTCACTTGTCAGTGTAAGTTTAACTGCTGAAACGCCTGTTTTCGTATCGGAAAGAGGCAGGTTGACAGCCAAGCTTTGCTTGCGTACTTGTTTGTCTCCATCCGTGTAAATGTCCGCTTGCAGGGAAGCGTTGGAACTGAACAAGTCCTTCGTCGGCAGCAGGACGCCCTCCGAGGATCCGCCGCCAGTAAGCGTTGTAGTCAGGGATTCCGCCAGGTCCGCAAGGTAATCGTGAATCGGGGAGTAGACCAGGCCTAGGGTAACATCTTTATTCGTCAGTAATTGCAACGTAATACTTGAATCCCCGCCTGCGATTTGCTCTTTAATGACGGGCTCCAGAGCATCGTACAATTGGCCCAGGACTTCTTTTAAGCCAGCTTCATCAGCGACAACGTTCGCGAGAAGCTTTTGCAATAGGGAAGCGAGCTCACTGCCGCTAAATGCTAGATGTGCTTTTTGTAAGGAAAGGGATTCGCCATTCACGCTATCCGTAACAGGCGTAACCGTTAGATGAGCTGGGTCTGGTGCATTACCTAAAATAAGACCGATAAGCGATGGTTTAATTTCTAAAAGTTTATTTCCAAACTGTTCTTTCAAAGCTTTCGGCAGCAGATTCAGGAATGAAATATTCGCGCCGCCAAGCAAATCAATCACAATCGGTTTTTTCGCGCCTTCTATGCTAAGCGCAATCTTCGTGCCTTCTGTTGCGACTTTGAAAGGGATTTTCCCTTTGCTGTAAATGATCGTGCCATCCGCAGAGAGGCGCTGACTGTCTTGTGTCTTCACAGCAAGTTCGATTTTCACATTTTGCAGCGCGACAAGTGCTGCTTTCTCTTCCGCAGTCAATTTGGACGTATCACCAGATACGAATTCTAGTTGAACTGTGCTTTTCGATTCGGAGGATTTTACGCTCCAGTCGTTTTGAATGGCTTTTGCCAGGTTCAAACCTTCCACTGACTGACAACCTGTTAGCGTCAAGAGCATGATCACGAGCGCTGTCGAGATGAGCCAAGTCCATTTTTTTGTGTTCATGGGATAATCTACTCCTTCGATTTAATAGAATTAACGATAAGTCATCGAAAGATTATACGCAAGTGAAAGTAGAAGGATGCGGAGGAGGCTCCTAAAATTTCTAAAACGAAACCTTTTATTCCCAATTTCGTCTATAAGTACGTGGGAGGTAAAAACCGATGATGACAGTGTTCGTTGTTTGCTTTTTTGTAGGTCTCGCACTGACGTTGCTGATCGCGTTTTTCGGCGTGGACAGCTTAGAACTGCATGGTGATGCAGGCGGTGCGCACGGTCATGGGCATGGACATGGCGGGCCCTCGATGTTCAATACGTCTTCGCTGCTGGCGGGGTTGACCGTATTCGGCGGTGTGGGCTATGTGCTGAACAAGGTGGGCATGACGAGCGGGCTGCTCATTCTGTTGGTCGCCATTGCGGCGGGACTTGGCATGGCCTGGCTGTTTTTCCTGCTGTATGCGAAGGTGATTTACAAACATGATGACAGTATGAAAGCGAGCGATTTCGAGCTGAGCGGTCAGCTAGGGAAGCTTACAGTGCCGATTGTCGGCGATGGGATGGGGGAAATGGTGTACGTGCTGCAGGGCACGAAGAGATCGATTAGTGTTCGATCCGAGAACGGTGAGTCTATGGCCAAAGGGACGAAGGTTGTTATTTTGAATATGAGCAAGGGTGTAGCAACAGTAACAGAGTTTAATGAATATTAGGAGGTCATACAGCGATGGTTTTGAACGTGCTTGTGATGATTGCAGCTATTGTGGTTGTCGTCTTTATCTTACTGTTATCGATTGTGAAAGCGTACAAGAAAGTGCCGCCGAATGAAGCGATGATTGTGTATGGATTAGGTGGCAAAAGGGTGGTGCAAGGCGGCGGATCGTTCGTGATCCCCGGCTTTCAGAGTTACAAAACAATCTCTATGATGCTCATGAGCTTTGATGTGAAGCCCGAGCAGCCGATGTTCTCACAGCAGGGAATTCGTCTCAAAATAGAAGCTGTCGCTCAGATCAAAATCCAAAGTGATCCCATCGCGATCGCGACCGCTTCCGAGCAATTCCTCGACCATACGATGGCTGAGCGGGAAACGATGATTTTGCATTCGGTCGAGGGGCATTTGCGTGGATTAGTCGGCCAACTGCCCGTGGAGTCGATTCTGAAGAATCCGGATGAGCTCAATAGCAAGATGAGGGAAACGTGTTCCGAGGATTTGGATAAAATGGGGCTGAACCTCATCTCCTTCGTGCTGAAGCGAGTGGCGGACGATCAGGGCTACATCGAGAACCTCGGCGTTCCCGAGGTGGAGCGAATTCGCAAAAGCGCCTCCATTGCCAAGGCGGAAGTCGAGCGGGATATTCAGATTCGCCAAGCGGATACGGAGAAGGAAGCGGCGATTCGCAAGGCGGAAGCGCATCAATTAAAGATTGAGGCGGAGAGCGCCGCATCCGCGAAGGAAGCGCAGTACCGCAAGGAGCTCAGCATGAAGGAAGCGGAGTTCAAGCAGGAGACGACGAGTCGTCAGGCGGAAGCGGATTTGGCCTATGAATTGAAGCAAAAGCAAATTCAGCAATCGCTCGTGACGGAGGAGGTACGGATTCGTCAAATGGAAGCCGAGGCGAACAAAACCGTTCGCCAAATCGAGGTCGAGCTCAAGCAGAAGGAGCTTGAGGCGTCGGTCATTAAGCCAGCGGAAGCGGATAAGCTGGCGGCGATTATGCGCGCCGAGGTGAACAAGCAGCGGCAAATTCTTGAAGCCGAGGCGGAAGCGGAGTCGACGAGGAAGCGCGGGGAAGCGACGGCCGAAGCGGAGCTCGCCAAAGGAAAGGCGAACGCGGAAGTCGTGCGCCTGGCAGGTCTTGCAGAAGCGGAGGCGCTGGAGAAGAAAGCTGAAGCCTACAAGCAGTACACGCAGGCTGCGGTAACGGTGGAGATCCTTCGCATCTTGCCGGAGCTGGCGGAGAAAATTGCGGCACCGCTGAGCAATGTCGACAAAATCACCGTCATCTCGCAGGACGGCACGTCCTCAGGCGTCAATCGGATTACGGGCGATATCGCCAAAATGATCGCGCAGGTGCCTGAAATTACGCAGACTCTGACAGGCAAAAGTGTCACTGATCTCGCTCGCGCGTTCCTTGGGTCTGATGTGGAACCGAAGGTGAACAGCGGGGAGTAGCGCTGCTTGTTTTTCGAACAAAAGAGCTATCTGGAGTAGTGGACTACTTTGGGATAGCTCTTTTTGCGTATCAATAATTCAGCGTAATTTGTCAGATTAGGGTACAATTAAAGAAAGATTAATAGAACAGAGATTAGTTAACTAGAGACGGGGTGAACGATGGGGATTTATAGACGATTTCTACGCGATTTGTTGCGCAACTATATCATGGGCTCAGGCATTGCGGTGCTTGTAGTAGGCGGTGTCATCATTTCCACGACCTTGTCGATCTCGAATACGGAGCTGCTGCGGCTGTTCTTCATTATGACCTCATCCTTATGCATCATGATGCTGGCTGAATTTCTCGTATTTCGGCGGCATGTGAGGCCCATTCACAACATGATGGGGAAGGAAAAACCAGAGCTAGCGGCGATTCGTGCCGCCTACCTGCAAACGCACCGTTTTCCTGCGCTATCTGTTATGCGGATTATGGGGCCACATTTCCTGGGCTTATCGATCCCTGCCGTCATCATGGCTAGCATCGGCATTGCGCAAGGTTGGCTGGATTTGCCTGCTTTTTATATCGGCTTAGCGGGAATTGGCGCTATACTCGTTGCCAGCATGCATGCCTTGCTGGAGTTTTTCACGACGGCGCAAGCCATACGCCCGATGCTCGTTCATATCCGTGAGCTCGGTCAGCGGCTGTATGGCGAGGATGTTTCGCTCGATGGACGGGTGATCGTATCGATTCAGCGAAAATTTCAATTGAGCGCGTTTCTGATCGGCACGATGCCGCTCTTTCTATTCAGCTTGGCGACACAAATTCGCTTAAGCAACAGCGTCAGCTCCCCAGAACTGACCTTGGATTATTGGAAATGGGCAGCGATCATTTTGCTGCTGGGGGTAGGCTTCTCCTCGTTGGGGGCGCGCCTGCTCGCCAAAGATATTCAGCAGCCGATCGAAGATCTGCATCGCGTCATGAAGGAGGTGCAGTCCGGCGATTTGGGAGTTAGAGCCTCGGACTTATATTCGGATGAATTTTCCCGGCTAATCGCAGGCTTTAACCACATGGTCAAGGGGCTCGATGCGCGTGAGAAAATGAATAATCTCCTCCTGCAGAGCTATTACGCGACCCTTGCCGCTGCGCTCGATGCCCGTGATGCCTACACGGCAGGGCACTCGACGCGCGTCGCGAAATAT
This window encodes:
- the bioD gene encoding dethiobiotin synthase; this encodes MIAKPGVFITGTDTGVGKTLLTAALCAAFRAEGLHIGVWKPVQSGARLGSGLTDGERLLAYTGLPEWPERVAPFTFEAPLTPMLAAKQAGVSLTLQEIVAAGQPLIQSYDGLLVEGAGGVAVPLTEDTLIADFIAELRLPAVLIARSGLGTINLTLLTAAYLRQHGIPILGVILNDGEGAAGQVDASVESNAALIEQYGQLSVLGRFPRIDGEVTAQTLVPLVCANIQLAPIRDALFGR
- a CDS encoding copper amine oxidase N-terminal domain-containing protein encodes the protein MQRKTLLGLISTWLVIMLLTLTGCQTIQGLDIEQALLNSASLQSAEASASLKMDVLTSNTDKLSNEDKQMIALLKNLKIDLTSIIMQDKQHLSVDGAISYDKGSIPFRLAVNDSKVVIGIEGAKKPILFDLGTASAKLPMAASVPATDNQQLLVQKIEELIPSIMKFFLHNAPNPDHISVSSVVESVHNETLSLQKAHIEVYGNEIQGLLKTLLTNILADEKGMKELIGQLYDALLPLIQEEMNKSAKDKDASDFGLDYNEMIMPYIENRTLAVEFIHTTLQQLLRKTLKDWDKQVKDSASSPMEKAMFSDKTSLKLDLFIDSAKQIRKANLAVTIPVTDEKSPGIEGVQIAMTSEIWHINLPVTAHTIDIAGGTQDMNKVTYKDSAFLTFFVPTSKAYAFLRHDLKIAKKEVNLTLSPNAADLHPLDASHPFINGDQIAMMPVRFISERLGAAVTWNAASKEITVKDALNDTTIVMALGSRTASVNGAVVEMSSPAMLKNGSTFVPMRFIAEQLGSKVIYDDATHSVTITRE
- a CDS encoding LSm family protein — encoded protein: MKQKRDGVLQAIQPHIGRRIRVTTIDGHTHEGVLLNADGRHIYLHTDPYGQPGLQRPIYTPAQYNQIMTLVLFELLVILLLA
- a CDS encoding cold-shock protein produces the protein METGTVKWFNAEKGFGFIEVEGGNDVFVHFSAIQGDGFKSLDEGQRVQFEVVQGNRGPQAENVVKL
- a CDS encoding HD domain-containing phosphohydrolase — translated: MGIYRRFLRDLLRNYIMGSGIAVLVVGGVIISTTLSISNTELLRLFFIMTSSLCIMMLAEFLVFRRHVRPIHNMMGKEKPELAAIRAAYLQTHRFPALSVMRIMGPHFLGLSIPAVIMASIGIAQGWLDLPAFYIGLAGIGAILVASMHALLEFFTTAQAIRPMLVHIRELGQRLYGEDVSLDGRVIVSIQRKFQLSAFLIGTMPLFLFSLATQIRLSNSVSSPELTLDYWKWAAIILLLGVGFSSLGARLLAKDIQQPIEDLHRVMKEVQSGDLGVRASDLYSDEFSRLIAGFNHMVKGLDAREKMNNLLLQSYYATLAAALDARDAYTAGHSTRVAKYSLMIGRAVNLSEQELDWLNKTALLHDIGKIGVRDAVLLKDGRLTDEEFEQIKRHPDLGESILKQIEPAEAMAPLLPGVRSHHERYDGRGYPDGLKGEDIPVFGRIIAVADAFDAMTSDRPYRKGMPARKAMAILAEGKGTQWDPRFIQGFMDAWRE
- a CDS encoding copper amine oxidase N-terminal domain-containing protein, translating into MNTKKWTWLISTALVIMLLTLTGCQSVEGLNLAKAIQNDWSVKSSESKSTVQLEFVSGDTSKLTAEEKAALVALQNVKIELAVKTQDSQRLSADGTIIYSKGKIPFKVATEGTKIALSIEGAKKPIVIDLLGGANISFLNLLPKALKEQFGNKLLEIKPSLIGLILGNAPDPAHLTVTPVTDSVNGESLSLQKAHLAFSGSELASLLQKLLANVVADEAGLKEVLGQLYDALEPVIKEQIAGGDSSITLQLLTNKDVTLGLVYSPIHDYLADLAESLTTTLTGGGSSEGVLLPTKDLFSSNASLQADIYTDGDKQVRKQSLAVNLPLSDTKTGVSAVKLTLTSETWNLNKPVTASTIDTTGALQLGLNATSTFKLLANLDKQSTFYGMLKNDLRVTKKDINMKTDGSGGDADVPQPFIDGNGKTMVPVRFVSETLGAEVGWNGDLRQVTITDYLTGRTILLTLDSTHATVNGSAVPELESAATLSNNSTFVPIRFIAETLGCVVSFNDSTRVVTIHRD
- the bioA gene encoding adenosylmethionine--8-amino-7-oxononanoate transaminase, encoding MKVRNVGDDLSIHIERLAASNKAHLWHPFTQMKDYTSGEPLIIERGQGVKLYDVHGRAYYDGFSSVWLNVHGHNVPELNQAIVDQLGQVAHSTLLGMANIPAIELAEKLARIAPRGLNKVFFSDSGATGVEIAIKMAFQYWHNLGVRGKSSFITMNQAYHGDTIGAVSVGGIPLYQEVYRPLLFPSHAIPYPSAYPHNDGEASAGAMETTLNALRTLLEARSHEIAALLVEPIVQGAAGILVMPPGCLKAIAELCRQHQVLLIADEVATGFGRTGAMFACDLEAVAPDLMVVGKGLTGGYLPVAATLATDEIYNAFYADYEAQKTFFHGHSFTGNPLGCAVALASLKLFEERDVLANVRKGAALVEQKLAVLQDHPHVGDIRQKGLMIGIELVRDRTTRKAYRWEERIGVRTAMRARELGMLTRPLGNVIVFMPPLASTERELADMCDILISAIRDVTEGASSV
- a CDS encoding cold-shock protein; its protein translation is MYFSKKSLEPVPEEQTSIWTCSTDQCSCWMRDNFSFDDSPVCPICHSSMVKDLKMLPTLSNTSSRR
- a CDS encoding flotillin family protein produces the protein MVLNVLVMIAAIVVVVFILLLSIVKAYKKVPPNEAMIVYGLGGKRVVQGGGSFVIPGFQSYKTISMMLMSFDVKPEQPMFSQQGIRLKIEAVAQIKIQSDPIAIATASEQFLDHTMAERETMILHSVEGHLRGLVGQLPVESILKNPDELNSKMRETCSEDLDKMGLNLISFVLKRVADDQGYIENLGVPEVERIRKSASIAKAEVERDIQIRQADTEKEAAIRKAEAHQLKIEAESAASAKEAQYRKELSMKEAEFKQETTSRQAEADLAYELKQKQIQQSLVTEEVRIRQMEAEANKTVRQIEVELKQKELEASVIKPAEADKLAAIMRAEVNKQRQILEAEAEAESTRKRGEATAEAELAKGKANAEVVRLAGLAEAEALEKKAEAYKQYTQAAVTVEILRILPELAEKIAAPLSNVDKITVISQDGTSSGVNRITGDIAKMIAQVPEITQTLTGKSVTDLARAFLGSDVEPKVNSGE
- the dgoD gene encoding galactonate dehydratase, with translation MKITKLELFKVPPRWLFLKIETNEGITGWGEPIVEGKADTVAAAVTEMSEYLIGKDPMRIEDIFQVLYRGGFYRGGPILTSAISGIEQALWDIKGKFYQAPIYDLLGGACRDKTRVYCWIGGDRPSDVGQAAKAQVAAGFTAVKMNATEELHYIDSLSKVDEAIARIAAVREAVGKEVGIGIDFHGRVHKSMAKIIVKELEPFRPMFIEEPVLPENNEALREIALHTSCPIATGERMYTRWGFKELLAQGYVDIIQPDVSHAGGILESRKIAAMAEAYDVALAPHCPLGPIALAACLQLDTCSPNAFIQEQSLGIHYNQGSDLLDYLKNPAVFQYEAGYVANLTAPGLGIEINEEKVREMAAIGHNWRNPIWRQEDGTVAEW